The Planctellipticum variicoloris DNA window TTCGTCGGGCTGGGGATCTACCTCTACCGTGAACACCGGCTGTTTGAGCGGGATGTCGTTAAGGTGCTGGGGGTGGTCTTCGCCTACCTGACCGGATCGTTCCTGCGGGGCATCCTGGGCTGGATCAATCGCCGGCGGCGCAATCCCCCCAGTCCGTTCTGGGGAGACGCCATGGCGGTGGTGGTGCTGGGGGCGCTGGTCGTCGTCGCGCTGCCCGAGCTGGTGAATACACCTTGGAAAACACAGCACGAGGTGCTGGAAATCGGGCTGGGGATCGTGCTGTTCTACTTCGGATTCCGCTAAGCTGCGGGGACGATTCGCAGCCGCAGTCCCCGCAGAGCTGATTTCCCGACGATGACCGAACCCGCTCCCGACAAGCCGCCCCGACGCCCGCGTTACCGTGGCTCGCATCCGCGGCAGTTCCGCGAGAAGTACAAGGAACTGCAACCGGAGCGGTACGCCGAGGACGTCGCCCGAGTACTGGCGGGGGGAAAGACTCCTGCGGGATCGCACCGGCCGATCATGGTCCGCGAAATTCTGGAGGTGCTGAAACCGCAGCCGGGCGAGACGGCGGTCGACTGCACGCTGGGCTATGGGGGCCACGCGCAGGAACTGTTGAAGGCTGTCCAGCCGGGCGGGCGACTGCTGGGGATCGACGCTGATCCGATCGAGCTGCCGAAGACCGAGGCCCGATTGCGAGGACTCGGATTTCCCCCCGACTCGCTGCTGGTCCGACGGATGAATTTTGCGGGCGCGGCGGCCTGGATCGCCGAAGTCGCCCCGGATGGCGCCGACGTCCTGCTCGCGGATCTGGGGCTGTCGTCGATGCAGATCGACGATCCGGACCGCGGATTCACATTTAAGGCCGCTGGTCCGCTCGACATGCGGATGAATCCCTCACGGGGGAAGTCCGCCGCGGACCTGCTGGCTCAACTGGATGCGGACGAACTGGCCGAGCTGTTGACTGAAAACGCCGATCAGTTCGGAGCGAAGGAGTTGGCCGCAGCCCTCATCGAACGGCAGCAGCACCGACCTCTGACGACAACCGCCGATTTTGCCGACGCGATCCGGCAGGCGATTTCGCGCTGGCGGCTGGCGACGGACGACGTGGAAGCGACCGTCCGAAGGGTGTTCCAGGCGGTGCGGATCGCGGTCAACGATGAGCTGGGCTCGCTCGACGGGTTCCTGCGGACATTGCCGTATTGTCTGCGGCCCGGCGGGCGCGTGGCGCTGCTGACGTTTCATTCCGGAGAAGACCGGCGGGTCAAGCAGGCGTTCAAGGCGGGGCTGCAGAGCGGCGTCTTTTCGTCGATCGCCGGCGATGTCGTCCGTGCCGGCTCCGAGGAGCAGCGGGCGAATCCGCGATCGTCGCCGGCGAAGCTGCGGTGGGCCATTCGAGCCGACGACTGATCTTTGTTCCCGCGTTTCGTCCTGGGAACCCGTTTTTCCAGCGAATCGTCCTGTCAGTTACCGATCAGGGGGCCGCATCCACAGTGACGCTGTCGGACGCTCCATCTCTTCTGCAGCGGTGCCCGCGGACTGCGAGCCCGGTTGTCGGCGGTCCCGCTGATCTCTCTTCCGCTTCAACTCCGATTGCATGAAGTCATTCCGTCTTGTAATGTGACGGCCTGACCTTCCTTTCAGGAGACTGCACGTGACTGTCGTACTGTTGCTGGTCAGCGCGCTGGCGGCCGAAAAGGATGCCGCGGCGTTTCAGGCGTGGCTTAAGTTTTACGGGGCCGCGGCCGCCGAATATGAGATCGAAGCGCAGGACGGAGACGGCGGATTTCACTCGCTGAAACTTCAACCGACGCCCATTCTGCAGTACACAAATCCCGAGCGGGGGCTTCAACACCACGGCGCTTCCTATATCTGGACGTGGAACGGCCGGCCGCTGTGTATCGGCTCGATCTGGTCCGTCGTCCCCCCTGAAGACCCCGAACACCGCTGGATCTCGAACGAACTCCATTCACTGGCCGCCGGGCCGTTGCGGTCCCGGCATCCGCCGCGGGTCGGCCAGCGGGGGCCGGTGCCGCAATGGGAGACCGACCGGCCCGGCATCGTATGGGTCGACGTCCCTGACGCCCCGGAACCTGCCGCGACGGCCTCTTTGCGCCTCGTGCAGATGCGCCGCATCGCCGAACAATACACCGCCCGACTGACTTCCAACGTCGGGAACGAGAAGCCCGGCGACCTGCGGCTCCTGACCAAGCCGTTGTACCGCTATCCCACGGATGCCTCCGAGGCGCTCGACGGCGGCCTGTTTGCCTATGTGCAGGGGACCGACCCGGAGGTGCTGATGCTGCTGGAGGCCTCGAAGTCCGGCGACGGACCGCGCTGGCGGATCGGGTTCGCGCGATTCACCAACACGACGGCAGTCGTCCAGCGCGACGGCCGGGCGGTCTGGGAATGCGACCGGGCCAGGCTGTTCGTCGGCGATCATCCCTACTTCGTGTTCCTGAGGATTCATCCCGCGGGGCTGGATTCGCCGTGAGGAACGTCGGATTTCGGAAGTCGTTTGGGCGGGCATTGGAGCCTTTGCCGCGGCCGTGGTCGCAGTTCTTTGCAGTCCGTTGCAGACCGGCCTCGACAGTCGGGTCTTGACCTTCGCCTGCGGAGTCGGGACCATCGGCGGTCGGTGTTTCGCAATCGCTGCGATCATTGTCGACAGCGCCGCACCGGGGCATCGGCTCAACGCCGCTGTCGCGAACTGCTGAGAGGAAACCCGATGCAAAGTTCCGCCGCCACTGTCGCCGAGTACCTGGCGGAGCTCCCCGCCGACCGCCGCGCCGCCCTGGACACGGTGCGAAAGGTGATCCTGACGAACCTCGACGACGGTTACGAAGAGGGGATGCTGTACGGGATGATCGGCTACTACGTTCCGCACCGGATCTACCCGGCGGGATATCACTGCGATCCGACGCAGCCGTTGGGACTTGTTTGTCTGGCATCGCAGAAAAACTACATGTCGCTGTATCTCTCGTGCGTCTCTGACTCCGATGACGGCTGCAGCGGCCAGCGGGAAAACTGGTTCACGGAGGCCTGGGCCAGAACCGGCAAGAAACTGGACATGGGGAAAAGCTGCATCCGGTTCCGCAGGGTCGAGGACCTGGCGCTGGAGGTGATTGGCGAAGTCATTCGCCGCTTTCCCGTAAAGACTTATATCGAGTATTACGAGTCGACTTTGAAGGCGAATGCCCTGCGGAAGTCGGACCAGACGAAAACTCGGAAAACGCCGAAGTCGACTTCCCGGAGATCCAGCAAGTCGTCATAGCACGACGGCAATCCGCGAATGGAAAATGCGGGCATCCGCACGGCGGATGCGGCATGACCCGAACAACAGGAGGGAACGCCACTCGCGTCGCAATTCTGCATCACGCTCGTGGGTTTTCTGACGGCGACGGACCGTTCGCGGGGTGGAATGGTAACAGACCAGTCATGCGCTCTGACTGCCCGTTCTTCATCGCCAGTCGAGGGCGTCGATGCGCAGTCCGGTGTTTCTTCGGGCGGCTCTTGAACACAAGGCCATAGTCGGCCTCTACTGCTGTGCAGCAATCTGGGGCGGCTGCGTGTCGGCCGGATGGTATCTGCTGGAGCGCGAGACGTCGACGCCCGCCGTGCCCCGCGAATTTGCCGTACGTTGGCCCGCCGACTCTCAACTGCCACGCGTCCCCGGACGCCCGATGGTGGTGGTGTTTCTTCATCCGCGCTGCCCCTGCAGCCGCGCTACGCTGGAAGAATTGTCCCGGCTGATGACCCGGATCGCTGATCGGGCGTCCGTCCTCGCGGTCTTTCTGGCGCCGCAGTCGCACGGAGAAAACTGGCATCAGACGGATCAATGGAACGCCGCCCGCCGGATCCCGGGCGTGCAGGTGATTGCGGATGTTGACGGCCTGGAAGCACGTCGGTTCCGGGCAGACGTCTCGGGCCGGACGCTCCTGTACGACGCCGACGGCGTGAGACAGTTCGACGGGGGCATCACGCAATCCCGGGGTCACGCCGGCGACAATCCCGGGAGCGCGGCCATTGCGGAACTGGTCTTGCGAGGCCGTTCGGCGACGACTCACGGGCGGGCCTTTGGGTGTCCGCTGTTTCACAGCCCCTCAGCGCAGCCTTGCGAAGGCTAAGCATGCATAAAAATATCGTATCCGAGGTTTCGAACGACCCTTCAGTGAAACGGCGGGCGAGCGAGCTGCTGCATCAGAACTTCGACCTGGTCTGGCGGCGGACCGATCGTGCGTTCGTGGTCCTGATGGGGCTGCAGTGGGTCTTTGCAATCGTCATCGCCTTGACGCTGTCGCCGCTGACCTGGGAAGGAACGCAGAGCCGGACGCACGCCAACGTCTATGCTGCGGTCTTTCTGGGAGGAGCTCTCTCCGCATTTCCGGCGTACCTGGGCTGGTTTCAGCCGGGACGTCCGGAGACCCGCTACGTGATGGCGGTGGCGCAGATGCTGTGGTCCGCATTGCTGATTCATCTGACCGGCGGGCGGATTGAGACCCACTTTCACGTTTTCGGATCGATCGCGTTTCTCTCCCTCTACCGCGACTGGAAAGTCCTCGTTCCGGCGTTGGCGGTGACCGCATTCGATCATGGTCTGCGCGGCTGGCTCTACCCGGAGTCGGTTTATGGCGTAGCGTCTGTGCAGATTGTACGCACGTTCGAGCACTCTGGCTGGGTCATCTTTGAAACAATCTTCCTGGCGATTGCGTGTCAGCAGTCCCGACGGGAAATGACCATTCAGGCGGTCCAGCACGCCAGACTGGAGAATTCCCATCTGCTGATCGAGCGCGAAGTGGAACGCCGCACCGCCCAGTTGCAGATCAATGAAGACCGGTCGCGGACGCTGGCGGTGGCGGCCGAGGCGGCGAACCGGGCGAAAAGCGACTTTCTGGCGAACATGAGCCACGAAA harbors:
- the rsmH gene encoding 16S rRNA (cytosine(1402)-N(4))-methyltransferase RsmH, giving the protein MTEPAPDKPPRRPRYRGSHPRQFREKYKELQPERYAEDVARVLAGGKTPAGSHRPIMVREILEVLKPQPGETAVDCTLGYGGHAQELLKAVQPGGRLLGIDADPIELPKTEARLRGLGFPPDSLLVRRMNFAGAAAWIAEVAPDGADVLLADLGLSSMQIDDPDRGFTFKAAGPLDMRMNPSRGKSAADLLAQLDADELAELLTENADQFGAKELAAALIERQQHRPLTTTADFADAIRQAISRWRLATDDVEATVRRVFQAVRIAVNDELGSLDGFLRTLPYCLRPGGRVALLTFHSGEDRRVKQAFKAGLQSGVFSSIAGDVVRAGSEEQRANPRSSPAKLRWAIRADD
- a CDS encoding DUF1801 domain-containing protein, coding for MQSSAATVAEYLAELPADRRAALDTVRKVILTNLDDGYEEGMLYGMIGYYVPHRIYPAGYHCDPTQPLGLVCLASQKNYMSLYLSCVSDSDDGCSGQRENWFTEAWARTGKKLDMGKSCIRFRRVEDLALEVIGEVIRRFPVKTYIEYYESTLKANALRKSDQTKTRKTPKSTSRRSSKSS